A window from Branchiostoma lanceolatum isolate klBraLanc5 chromosome 9, klBraLanc5.hap2, whole genome shotgun sequence encodes these proteins:
- the LOC136442270 gene encoding zinc finger protein 431-like isoform X1: protein MAERSCEIPVNELPTEHFGNETGSSEDPLTDTGRQQDDDEDIPCEETCGVKADHPPKQSRTEQTDRLAVKRTGDKGSTECDYMKDETANISTHMRKNIGEKSFKCEQSNHSVARKDVAHRAANKPYRCVECGYRTAKRSHLSQHMRKHTDEKPYSCDQCDFSTKWKLSLDNHMVKHTGEKPYMCGECGFRAAYRSHLTTHMRKHTGQKPYKCDQCDYSAARKGHLDIHMAKHTGDKPYMCGECGYRTAYRSHLTTHMKKHTGQKRYKCEQCDYSATRKCDLDQHIAKHAGDKPYMCGECGFRTDYRSSLTVHMRIHTGKKLKCDLSDYSAARKRDLARHMAKHAGRSGNETNNRVNETGITEEQDKETCGIYPSSPDKEVPSQINVQNNPEQIERQLAQDALDGSHRCDVCGYRAAYKSTLRKHMRTHTGEKPYKCDKCDYSAAQKCTVDNHMRTHTGEKPYKCDQCDYSAALKVNLDHHMRTHTGEKPYKCNQCDYSAAFKGNLDNHMRTHTGEKPYKCNQCDYSAAQKVNLDHHMRTHTGEKPHKCNQCDYSAAQKVLLDLHIAKHTGEKPYMCGECGYRTADRSNLTKHMRKHTGGKQ, encoded by the coding sequence ATGGCCGAGAGAAGTTGTGAGATTCCTGTGAACGAGCTGCCAACTGAACACTTTGGGAACGAGACAGGCAGCAGCGAGGACCCTTTAACAGACACGGGAAGACAGCAGGACGATGATGAGGACATTCCGTGCGAGGAAACGTGCGGGGTAAAAGCTGACCATCCTCCCAAACAGAGTAGAACAGAGCAGACGGACAGACTTGCGGTAAAACGTACTGGGGATAAAGGATCCACGGAATGTGACTACATGAAGGATGAAACGGCTAACATATCAACACATATGAGAAAAAATATTGGTGAGAAAAGCTTTAAATGTGAGCAGAGCAACCACTCTGTAGCAAGGAAAGACGTGGCACACCGCGCCGCTAACAAGCCTTACAGGTGTgtggagtgcggatacaggacagcaAAAAGGTCTCacctatcccaacatatgaggaAACATACAGATGAAAAACCTTACAGTTGTGATCAGTGCGACTTTTCTACCAAGTGGAAGCTCAGTCTCGATAACCACATGGtgaaacacactggagaaaagccctacatgtgtggggagtgcgggttcagGGCGGCTTACAGATCTCACCTAACCacacatatgagaaaacatacgggtcagaaaccctacaaatgtgatcagtgtgactactctgctgcacggaaaggtCATTTGGACATTCACATGGCAAAACACACAGGAGACAAaccgtacatgtgtggggagtgcggatacaggacggcttaCAGATCTCACCTAACCACACATATGAAAAAACATACAGGTCAAAAAAGGTACAAATGTGagcagtgcgactattctgctacaCGAAAATGCGATTTAGACCAACACATAGCAAAACACGCTGGtgataaaccctacatgtgtggggagtgcggattcAGGACGGATTACAGGTCTAGCCTAACCGTGCATATGAGAATACATACAGGTAAGAAACTCAAATGTGACCTgagtgactattctgctgcacgaaAACGCGATTTAGCgcgacacatggctaaacacgcTGGGCGTTCTGGGAACGAGACTAACAACAGAGTGAACGAGACTGGCATAACAGAAGAACAGGACAAAGAAACGTGTGGTATTTACCCTTCATCGCCCGACAAGGAAGTCCCATCACAGATAAACGTACAAAATAATCCAGAACAGATTGAAAGGCAACTAGCACAAGATGCTTTGGATGGATCCCACAGATGCGACGTGTGCGGGTACAGAGCGGCTTACAAGTCTACGTTAAgaaaacatatgagaacacatacaggtgagaaaccctacaagtgtgacaagtgtgactattctgctgcacagaaatgcaCTGTAGACAACCACATGAGAacgcatacaggtgagaaaccctacaagtgtgaccagtgtgactattctgctgcattgaaagtcaatttagacCACCATATGAGAacgcatacaggtgagaaaccctacaaatgtaaccagtgtgactattctgctgcattCAAAGGCAATTTAGACAACCATATGAGAacgcatacaggtgagaaaccctacaaatgcaaccagtgtgactattctgctgcacagaaagtcAATTTAGACCACCATATGAGAacgcatacaggtgagaaaccccacaaatgtaaccagtgcgactattctgctgcacagaaagtcCTTCTGGACCTCCAcatagcaaaacacactggtgaaaaaccctacatgtgtggagaatgCGGATATAGGACGGCTGACAGGTCTAACCTAaccaaacatatgagaaaacatacaggcggAAAGCAATAG
- the LOC136442297 gene encoding gastrula zinc finger protein XlCGF57.1-like, with protein MDASYKCDTCGYRAPYKSRLIEHLRKHTGERPYRCDQCDYTAAQKGTLDRHVAKHTRDDRGGDDSMDELPNVRHVNKTKCSEKLDTEMQQVKEEDISIAEASWVNFVHPAVQGRTDQTDRLAVKRTVDKPFACMECDYRTAFKADLSRHIKTHTGEKPYNCDQCDYSVARKGDLDQHMNKHTGDKPYMCGECGYRTAVRSNLTVHMRTHTGKKPYKCDQCEYSSALKGNLDRHMAKHTGEKPYMCGECGYRTADRSHLSAHMKTHTGDKPYKCDLCEYSSAKKNNLDDHMNIHTGEKPYMCGECGYRTAERSNLPRHMRKHTGVKPYKCDQCDYTAAQKRSLDRHVLQHSVETPCMYWECL; from the coding sequence ATGGATGCATCCTACAAATGCGATACGTGTGGGTACAGGGCGCCTTACAAGTCTCGCCTAATCGAGCACCTGAGGAAACACACGGGTGAGAGaccttacaggtgtgaccagtgcgactacactgctgcacagaaaggcactttagaccGACACGTGGCTAAACACACCAGAGACGATAGAGGCGGTGATGATTCCATGGACGAATTACCAAATGTGCGACATGTGAACAAGACAAAGTGCAGCGAGAAATTAGACACGGAAATGCAGCAAGTTAAAGAAGAAGACATTTCAATCGCGGAAGCGTCCTGGGTAAACTTTGTCCATCCTGCCGTACAAGGTCGTACagaccagacagacagacttgcGGTGAAACGTACTGTGGATAAACCTTTCGCATGTATGGAGTGTGACTATAGAACAGCTTTCAAGGCTGACCTATCAAGGCATATCAaaactcatacaggtgaaaaaccgtataactgtgaccagtgtgactattctgttGCAAGGAAAGGCGATTTAGACCAGCACATGAATAAACACACCGGggataaaccctacatgtgtggagagtgcggatacaggaccgCTGTGAGGTCCAACCTAACcgtacatatgagaacacatacgggtaagaaaccttacaaatgtgaccagtgtgaataTTCTTCTGCACTGAAAGGCAATCTTGACCGACACATGGCAAAGCAtactggggaaaaaccctacatgtgtggggagtgcggctACAGGACCGCTGATAGGTCTCACCTGTCCGCCCATAtgaaaacacatacaggtgacaagccctataaatgtgacctgTGCGAATATTCATctgcaaagaaaaacaatttagaCGACCACATGAATATacacacaggagaaaagccatacatgtgtggagagtgtggatacaggacggctgaGAGGTCCAACCTACCCAGGcacatgagaaaacatacaggagTAAAAccatataaatgtgaccagtgtgactatacTGCTGCACAGAAACGCAGTTTAGACCGACACGTGCTTCAGCACAGTGTAGAAACGCCTTGCATGTATTGGGAGTGCTTGTAA
- the LOC136442270 gene encoding zinc finger protein 761-like isoform X2, whose protein sequence is MAERSCEIPVNELPTEHFGNETGSSEDPLTDTGRQQDDDEDIPCEETCGVKADHPPKQSRTEQTDRLAVKRTGDKGSTECDYMKDETANISTHMRKNIGEKSFKCEQSNHSVARKDVAHRAANKPYRCVECGYRTAKRSHLSQHMRKHTDEKPYSCDQCDFSTKWKLSLDNHMVKHTGEKPYMCGECGFRAAYRSHLTTHMRKHTGQKPYKCDQCDYSAARKGHLDIHMAKHTGDKPYMCGECGYRTAYRSHLTTHMKKHTGQKRYKCEQCDYSATRKCDLDQHIAKHAGDKPYMCGECGFRTDYRSSLTVHMRIHTGKKLKCDLSDYSAARKRDLARHMAKHAGRSGNETNNRVNETGITEEQDKETCGIYPSSPDKEVPSQINVQNNPEQIERQLAQDALDGSHRCDVCGYRAAYKSTLRKHMRTHTGEKPYKCDQCDYSAALKVNLDHHMRTHTGEKPYKCNQCDYSAAFKGNLDNHMRTHTGEKPYKCNQCDYSAAQKVNLDHHMRTHTGEKPHKCNQCDYSAAQKVLLDLHIAKHTGEKPYMCGECGYRTADRSNLTKHMRKHTGGKQ, encoded by the exons ATGGCCGAGAGAAGTTGTGAGATTCCTGTGAACGAGCTGCCAACTGAACACTTTGGGAACGAGACAGGCAGCAGCGAGGACCCTTTAACAGACACGGGAAGACAGCAGGACGATGATGAGGACATTCCGTGCGAGGAAACGTGCGGGGTAAAAGCTGACCATCCTCCCAAACAGAGTAGAACAGAGCAGACGGACAGACTTGCGGTAAAACGTACTGGGGATAAAGGATCCACGGAATGTGACTACATGAAGGATGAAACGGCTAACATATCAACACATATGAGAAAAAATATTGGTGAGAAAAGCTTTAAATGTGAGCAGAGCAACCACTCTGTAGCAAGGAAAGACGTGGCACACCGCGCCGCTAACAAGCCTTACAGGTGTgtggagtgcggatacaggacagcaAAAAGGTCTCacctatcccaacatatgaggaAACATACAGATGAAAAACCTTACAGTTGTGATCAGTGCGACTTTTCTACCAAGTGGAAGCTCAGTCTCGATAACCACATGGtgaaacacactggagaaaagccctacatgtgtggggagtgcgggttcagGGCGGCTTACAGATCTCACCTAACCacacatatgagaaaacatacgggtcagaaaccctacaaatgtgatcagtgtgactactctgctgcacggaaaggtCATTTGGACATTCACATGGCAAAACACACAGGAGACAAaccgtacatgtgtggggagtgcggatacaggacggcttaCAGATCTCACCTAACCACACATATGAAAAAACATACAGGTCAAAAAAGGTACAAATGTGagcagtgcgactattctgctacaCGAAAATGCGATTTAGACCAACACATAGCAAAACACGCTGGtgataaaccctacatgtgtggggagtgcggattcAGGACGGATTACAGGTCTAGCCTAACCGTGCATATGAGAATACATACAGGTAAGAAACTCAAATGTGACCTgagtgactattctgctgcacgaaAACGCGATTTAGCgcgacacatggctaaacacgcTGGGCGTTCTGGGAACGAGACTAACAACAGAGTGAACGAGACTGGCATAACAGAAGAACAGGACAAAGAAACGTGTGGTATTTACCCTTCATCGCCCGACAAGGAAGTCCCATCACAGATAAACGTACAAAATAATCCAGAACAGATTGAAAGGCAACTAGCACAAGATGCTTTGGATGGATCCCACAGATGCGACGTGTGCGGGTACAGAGCGGCTTACAAGTCTACGTTAAgaaaacatatgagaacacatacag gtgagaaaccctacaagtgtgaccagtgtgactattctgctgcattgaaagtcaatttagacCACCATATGAGAacgcatacaggtgagaaaccctacaaatgtaaccagtgtgactattctgctgcattCAAAGGCAATTTAGACAACCATATGAGAacgcatacaggtgagaaaccctacaaatgcaaccagtgtgactattctgctgcacagaaagtcAATTTAGACCACCATATGAGAacgcatacaggtgagaaaccccacaaatgtaaccagtgcgactattctgctgcacagaaagtcCTTCTGGACCTCCAcatagcaaaacacactggtgaaaaaccctacatgtgtggagaatgCGGATATAGGACGGCTGACAGGTCTAACCTAaccaaacatatgagaaaacatacaggcggAAAGCAATAG
- the LOC136442692 gene encoding zinc finger protein OZF-like → MRSVAAPSRIWAHAEIDLPSPGVSAEETSTRHPGNETANREDLAAKTVRQQDKERENMLHEETSIAIFEEPDKKSSSNELAQAHTEQMDSPREKYAPKAPFICGECGYKTPKRSHLTQHMRTHTGEKPFKCDQCDYAAAKKGSLDQHKLKHTGTKSYKCDMCGYIASQKAILDRHMAQNGEHKPYICGECGYRTPKWSHLAQHMRKHTGERPYKCNQCHYSAAQKGNLEQHMAMHTGEKPYRCGECGFRTARRSHLNEHIRKHTGLKPYKCDLCDYSAAQKGTLDRHMAKHTGDKPYMCGECGYRTACRSTLSRHMRKHTGEKP, encoded by the coding sequence GCCCATGCAGAAATTGACTTGCCAAGCCCCGGGGTTTCTGCTGAAGAAACGTCCACTAGACATCCTGGAAACGAGACCGCAAACAGAGAGGATCTTGCAGCTAAAACCGTAAGGCAGCAGGACAAAGAACGAGAGAACATGCTACACGAGGAAACGAGCATCGCAATCTTTGAAGAGCCCGACAAGAAATCGTCATCCAACGAGCTTGCACAGGCCCATACAGAACAGATGGACTCACCTAGAGAAAAGTATGCTCCAAAAGCGCCCTTCAtatgtggagagtgcgggtacaagACGCCCAAAAGATCCCACCTgacccaacatatgagaacacatacaggggagaaacccttcaagtgcgaccagtgcgactatgctGCTGCAAAAAAGGGCAGTTTAGATCAACACAAGCTTAAACACACTGGCACAAAATCCTACAAGTGTGACATGTGTGGCTATATTGCCTCCCAGAAAGCCAttttagaccgacacatggctCAAAACGGTGAACACAAACCCTACATAtgcggggagtgcgggtacaggacgcCCAAATGGTCCCACCTGGCCCagcatatgagaaaacatactggtgagagaccctacaaatgtaaccagtgccactattctgctgcacagaaaggtaaTTTAGAACAACACATGGCCAtgcacactggagaaaaaccgtacaggtgtggagagtgcggatttAGGACGGCTAGAAGATCTCATTTAAACGAACACattagaaaacatacaggtttgaaaccctataaatgtgacctgtgtgactattctgctgcacagaaaggtaccttagaccgacacatggcaaaacacactggGGACAAACCATAtatgtgcggggagtgcggatacaggacggcttGTAGGTCTACTCTATCtcgacatatgagaaaacataccggtgagaaaccctaa
- the LOC136442320 gene encoding zinc finger protein 239-like: MDESRSDIAMNDVPAGHHGNETNNSESPATDAGKQQDKEEDIPLNETRSILSLHMRHHTGEKPYKCDQCDYSAAEKCNLDRHMAKHTGDKPYICEVCGFRTAIRARLSVHMRRHTGEKPYICDQCDYSAAQKYNLNQHVLKHSGEKPYMCGECGFRTATKRSLSEHMRTHTGEKPFKCSQCDYSSARRKDLRRHILKHTGEKPYMCGECGYRTARKPNLSVHMRKHTGEKSHKYEM; the protein is encoded by the coding sequence ATGGACGAGAGTAGGAGCGACATTGCTATGAACGATGTCCCGGCTGGACACCATGGGAACGAGACAAACAATAGCGAGAGCCCGGCAACAGACGCGGGAAAGCAGCAGGACAAGGAAGAGGATATTCCTTTAAATGAGACGAGGTCCATCCTGTCCTTACACATGAGACaccacacaggtgaaaaaccctacaaatgtgaccagtgcgactattctgctgcagaaaaatgcaatttggaTCGACACATGGCTAAGCACacaggagacaaaccctacatatgCGAAGTATGCGGATTCAGGACGGCCATCAGGGCCAGACTTTCTGTACATATGCGAAggcatacaggtgaaaaaccataCATATGTGATCAgtgcgattattctgctgcacagaaatacaaTTTAAACCAACACGTGCTTAAACACagtggagaaaaaccctacatgtgtggcgagtgtgggTTCCGGACGGCTACAAAACGTAGTCTTTctgaacatatgagaacccatacaggtgaaaaaccctttaAATGTAGCCAATGTGACTATTCTTCTGCACGGCGTAAGGATTTGAGACGTCACATTCTtaaacacaccggagaaaaaccctacatgtgtggggagtgcggttaCAGGACGGCTAGAAAACCGAACCTATCcgtacatatgagaaaacatacaggcgaGAAATCCCACAAATATGAAATGTAA